Part of the Natronobacterium gregoryi SP2 genome, TCGCCGGCAACGTCGTCTTCGGTGTCGACCGTGATCTCGACTTCGTCGGACCAACCGTCGAGGTCGAGTTCGACAGCTTCGCCGAATGCAACTTCCTCACCGTCGACGGACAGCGTCACGTTGCCCTCGTAGTCGGCAACCTCCTCGACGGTCACGTACTCCGCGTGTGCGGGATAGACAGTGACGGAGACGTCATCGCCAGCTTCGATCGTCTCTGGCTGGTCCTCGAGCAGTTCGAGGTCGAGTTCGGCGTCAAGTTCGAAGTCCTGTTCGGCGGTTTCGTTCTCTTCGAGGTCGACGGTCTCGGTCTGGGCAGCGTGGCCGAAGGCGTCAGCGGTCACGTCCCAGGTTCCGTCTTCGTGGATCAGCGTGTACGAGCCGTCCGCCTCGGTCGTGGCAGCGAAGCCGGTCTCTTCGACTTCGACTTCGGCACCCTCGAGGCCGTTATCTGTCGCATCGTACACCGTCCCTTCGATCTCCTGGTCGTGTGCGACTTGCTGGACGGCGGCGTGGCTATCGATGATACCGGCACCGTAGATCTGGTCGTCGCTCGGCTCCCAGGCCGTGTCTTCGATGATCTCCTGGAACTGTTCGTTGTCGGTGTCACCCATTGCAGACGCCATCAGCGCGAACGTTCCCGCTTTGTGGGGTTGCGACATCGACGTTCCAGACAGGTCGTCGTATCCGCCGTCGAGGTAGGAGCTCAAGACGCCAACTCCTGCCGCGGACGCGTCGGGTGACACGTACTCGTCTGGCCACCACTCGGGCGCTTCATCGCCCCAGGTCTCTTCGGGGTCAATCTCGTCGTAGACTGCGAACGACGCGGGCTCGGCGGCTTCGTCGACTGCCTGACTACCGAACGAGGAGTAGTAGTAACCCGGCGTACTCGGCGTGTTGTTTCCGTTCGACGCCGACACGATCGTGCCAGCGTCGTGGGCGTTCTCGGTCGGCTCGATCAGCGCTTCCTGACCGAGCCCACCACCGAGGCTCAGCCCCATCACGTCGGCTTCAACCTCGTCGACTGCCCACTCCATTCCGGCAGCAATCTGTTCGAAGGAACCGCTACCGCCGGGGATCACGTTCCCGTGATAGATGTCTGCGTCGGGGGCAACCCCGTACTGTGGGACGTCACCAGCGGGATCGGCTGGACCGGCGATGGTGCCGGCTACGTGCGTCCCGTGACCGCTCGTGTCTGTTGGCTCGGTGTCTATCGGCTCGCCGTTCTCGTCCCACTCCTGGAACTTCTCGTCAGGCACGCGGTCTTCCCAGTCGGGGTGGTCGGCGTCGATCCCCGTGTCCAGGCTCGCGACCGTCGCGCCAGCACCGGTGATGCCCATCTCGTGGACGTCCGTCACGTTATGCATGTCGAGCCCGTACGTGACATCGTCTTCGTCGGGCGCTTCACCGCTCGCTTGTGGCTGCTCGAGTTCGTACTCGTAGCTCTCGTGGATCCATACGACGTTGTCGTGTGCGGCCAGTCGGTCGAGACTTACTTCGTCTGTGCGGACGTCGACCGAGACGGCGTTAGCGAGCCAGAAGGTCTGTTGGACCTGCACCGCGTCTTCGCTCTCTGCAAAGGACAGGAAGTCGTCCTGAGTCGCCTCAGCATGCTGCTGAAGCGAATCGACGGCTGCATCACGATCGGCAGCTACGTCTAATCGATCGTCGTCGATCTCATCGAATCGTACGACCGCGCGTACGACGTCTTCCTCCTCGGCGTCGGCGACGAGAGAGGAATCGATCTCGACGTCATTGACAGTCTGTACATCTGCAGTCGTTGAACCGGGGACAGCCGCCCCCATACCGACCATCGATACCGCCATGACGACGGCAAAGACGATGGCAAATGTTTTCGACGTGAGTTCTCTCATGCTGGTTTTGCACACCCGTAATAGGGCAGACGGTACGACCAGACAATTTATCATAAGTACACTCCAATTGAAAAGTAAGAAAGTATAACTTGGCTAGGAAAGGAAAGAGACAGTGAGTCAAACCCTACCCGTGTCCAGTAGAACGAGGAGGCAATGCAGTATGTGAAGGCAGCCTCGTCACGACTCGCATCGACTGCACTTCTTTCGCTACACAGCCCAACGACAGTCGGTGTAACGTGTGCCACGGTGACGTCAAAGGGAGAAATTGATCGCATCCGGCGGGCCAAATATCGTATTAGATTCGTCGCGATCTCCACGATCACCGACCGCCAGGAATCTAACAGCGCTTACGCGATTCACTCCCGCCTTGTTCGCTCCTCGGTACCGACTGAGCGTCGGAACACTCGTCACTCACGGGAAGGCGGGATTCTCTCGCTGAATCAAGAGAGTCGGCCTCGGATCTGGCGATCACCGATACATGGTTCCAGTGATCCGTCTCACACGCAACTCGTAGTGAAGTAGACCGAACCGGTTTCGGTACCCGTGTCCCGCCGGCCACAGATGCCGATCGGCTAGTCGACGACAGCCGCTTGGCGCTCACTCGAGTCGCTCTAACACTGCATCTCTGTCGTAAGACAGCGACAGCGACCGCGAGCGGCCACGACCGTCGACGTCGGTGTATTCGGCGTCGATCAGTCCGAGTTGGTCGAGTTTGTTGACGATTTCGGAGTAGCGAGTGTAGCCGAGATCGGTTCGCTCGTGGAACGCGTCGTAGACGTCGCCAGCCTGGTCGCCGTCGTTGTGGGCGATCACCTCGAGCAGCGCTCGTTCGTTGTCGGTCAATCCCGAGAGATGCCGCGAGAGGTTGACGTACTTCGAAGTCTCGTAGGCGTCTTCGACGTCCTCGCGTTCGACGGTGCGGCTAGCGCGCATCTCGGCGTTTAGTCCTGCTCGTCGCAGGAGGTCGATCCCGACCCGTAGGTCACCGCTCTCGCCGGTCAGTTCTGCGACGTACTCGAGGGTGTCACGGGCGATGACACCGTCGTTGAAGCCGCGTCTGATGCGTTCGTCGAGGATGTCGACGATTTCGGGAGCGTCGTAGACTGGGAAGTAGACGTCTTCGGGTCGGAACACACTCTGGACGCGAGAGTCGAGTTCGTCGATGACGTCCAAGGCAGGATCGGAGGAGACGACGATGACGCCGATTTTCGCGCCGGGGTGTTCCTCGTGGGCACGCAACAGCGAGTACAGGGCGTCGCTTGCCTCGTTTTCGTAGAACAAGTAGTTGACGTCGTCCAGCGCGACGACGAGAGTTCGATCCTCTTCGACGAGTTTCTCCGCGATCTGGCGGAACAGCTTCTTGAACGAGATGCCCGAAGACGGCGGTTCGTAGTCGAACGTGCCTTCGAACAGCCGGGAAAATACGGAGTACCGGGTCGAGTTGACTTGGCAGTTGACCTGAATCGTCCAGACGTCGCTCGTCTGTGCGCCGACCTCGTCGAACAGTTTCTGGATGGCTGTCGTCTTCCCCGTTCCAGGTGGGCCACGGACCACCACGTTCAGCGGTCGCGACCCTCGAACCGCCGGGCGCAGCGCGTACGTGAGCGTCTCCATCTGCCCCTCGCGGTGTTTGAACGTCTCGGGAACGTAGTCGATTTCGAAGACGTGCTCGTCTCTAAAGACGGATTCGTCCCACGACAACATCCCCTCGTCGGGGTCGTCTGCCATTACTTTCACCACGCTTGCGGAACCACTTAGTAGTTCGCAGACGACAGGTTACGCGGGCTCGATCTGTCTCACCCCGTGTTCGAGATTCGCCGTCTCTATTCTCCCCTGTTGACCATGCGGGCGTGTGCTCGAGCGAGTCGGTTTAGCTCCTTGGCGCTACTCGAGCGAACGAGAAACTCACAGTTGGCCCGCAAACGTTCGAACAGGTATGCCATACTGTAACGGACTCTGCGCGGGTAGAAGGCGTACGCCTTGCAGACGACGGGCACTCGTGCTCGAAGACATCGCCAGCGATCAGAGCCAGCCGTTTGCGACGCGGTCGACGAGCACCGAATCGGCACTCTGCCAGTTGTCGCTCGCCCGCTCGAAGACGGCCGTCGCTCGCTCGGTGGCGGTCTCGAGGATCTCGTGCTCGTCGGCTGTCTGCAACGTCGCGTCCTCGAGGACGACTTCGCCGTCGACGACGACCGTCTCGACGAGTTCTCCCGACGCACCGTAGACGAGGTTCGGGACCGCGGTGTGTAGCGGTTGGGAGACGATCGGTGCGACCGAGGGATGTTCGAGGTCACAGACTACGAGATCAGCGCGTTTGCCCTGCTCGAGCGAACCGACGCGGTCGCCGATCCCGAGCGTGCGAGCGCCCTCGATCGTGCCGACGCGAAGCGCGGCCCACGCGGGGAAGGCGGTCGGATCGGTGCGTTTCGTCTTCGCGAGCAGCGCCGTCGTCCGGAGTTCCCGCAGGAAGTCGTGTCCGCCCGGTCCCGGTGCCTGGTCGGTCCCGACACCGGCGACGCCGCCGTGCTCGCGATATTCGACGGTCGGTGGCGTGATTCCGTCGATAGCGGCGATCGAGCTCGGGTTCGCGGCCATCCGGACTCCTGCCTCCGCCAGTCGACGGCGTTCCTCCTGGGTCGCCCCGTGGAGGTGAGCCGCAAGCAGTCGATCGGAGACGATATCGAGGTCCTCGAGGACGCTCACGGTCGTCTCGTCGCTCCCGTAGCGGGCTTCGATCTGGCGCTGCTCGCGTTCGCCCTGTGCGACGTGCATGTGGATTCCGCGGTCGCGGTCCGCGGCGCGGTCGCGAATCTCCGCGAGCAGTGCCGGCGGCACCATGTCCAGCGCCTGTGGCCCGTAGAGACAGGAGATGCGGTCGTGGTCGGCGTAGGCGTCGAACAGGTCCTCGTTGCGCTCGAGTCCTGCTCGTCCCCGTTTGTCGTCCAGCGGATACGGCTGGTCGGGTCCGAGGTCGGCCGCCGCGTCGTCGACGGCGTTGATCGTCTCCGCGGCGACGACGCGGGCACCCAGGGGTTCGTGGGCCGTACCGACGATCCGGCGTGCATCCTGCGTGTACTCGCCGACCGTCGTCACGCCCGATTGGAGCGCCTCGAGGACGCCCAGCCGTGCGCCGGCGACGCGGTCCTCGTGGTCCATCGCCGCCGAGAGCGGGCCGAGCGTGCGATTCATCCACTCGATCTCGGGGACGTCCTGTGCGCCACCCCGGAGCAGCGTCAGGTCGGTGTGGGTGTGGACGTTCACCAGCCCGGGCAGCGTCACCCGACCGGTGCCGTCGATCGTCCGGTCGGCGTCGCCCTCGAACTCGCTCGTCGGGCCGACGAACGCGATTTCGCCGTCGTCGGCGGCGATCGTCGCGTCCTCGAGGATACCGAGTCGGTCGTCGGCCATCGTAAGCGCGAGCGTGTCGGTGATCGCGAGATCCATACCGACTGGTCGGGATAGAGAGACGTAAAGTCACCTCGAGCGCGCTGGCGGCGTTGTTAACCCCACCAGTAGAGTTACTAACGTCCGGCCGTTCCACTCGAGTATGGGGACGATCGACGCCGACGACCTGCTTCCCGCCGAACGGCTCCGGA contains:
- a CDS encoding S8 family serine peptidase, with product MRELTSKTFAIVFAVVMAVSMVGMGAAVPGSTTADVQTVNDVEIDSSLVADAEEEDVVRAVVRFDEIDDDRLDVAADRDAAVDSLQQHAEATQDDFLSFAESEDAVQVQQTFWLANAVSVDVRTDEVSLDRLAAHDNVVWIHESYEYELEQPQASGEAPDEDDVTYGLDMHNVTDVHEMGITGAGATVASLDTGIDADHPDWEDRVPDEKFQEWDENGEPIDTEPTDTSGHGTHVAGTIAGPADPAGDVPQYGVAPDADIYHGNVIPGGSGSFEQIAAGMEWAVDEVEADVMGLSLGGGLGQEALIEPTENAHDAGTIVSASNGNNTPSTPGYYYSSFGSQAVDEAAEPASFAVYDEIDPEETWGDEAPEWWPDEYVSPDASAAGVGVLSSYLDGGYDDLSGTSMSQPHKAGTFALMASAMGDTDNEQFQEIIEDTAWEPSDDQIYGAGIIDSHAAVQQVAHDQEIEGTVYDATDNGLEGAEVEVEETGFAATTEADGSYTLIHEDGTWDVTADAFGHAAQTETVDLEENETAEQDFELDAELDLELLEDQPETIEAGDDVSVTVYPAHAEYVTVEEVADYEGNVTLSVDGEEVAFGEAVELDLDGWSDEVEITVDTEDDVAGEIELEHTFEGAGDELVATTGPTEAFDEFFQVAVIDDMATYGDDWADKLEDYYPAVYEVDSVDSSDALDDVDAYDSYFVHSLDDGNAEEWFDVTDDVSTVYTSQNIGPDSLDTRSDVIDDPADVVRSTDLATWHVEEAHPIFEDVAEPGDEITVHTDTFGDGASFSGTDADVVAEQADGDDGVAVDYDRNDVLLTSVGFGWISPGDHTDDGVDVLTNSIEYFMDAEEPEAVASMSIEDANVSEDYPEDWTTVYSDSDDDIAGFQSFIDFDPENVSIESVIEQDINVEYQIDNDDGWLYVAGAEAEGYDDPDLAKIEFNASGLEEGETTELHLEDDSVVTDEMGEKLKTDLDWGEIKSLDRELGDVLGDGEIHAGDAVVVQAYLAGQDIPVDPEAVETYGDVTQDGDVTSADVTAILQHITEPDHPGFEPEEQEVAPALAG
- a CDS encoding ORC1-type DNA replication protein, which encodes MADDPDEGMLSWDESVFRDEHVFEIDYVPETFKHREGQMETLTYALRPAVRGSRPLNVVVRGPPGTGKTTAIQKLFDEVGAQTSDVWTIQVNCQVNSTRYSVFSRLFEGTFDYEPPSSGISFKKLFRQIAEKLVEEDRTLVVALDDVNYLFYENEASDALYSLLRAHEEHPGAKIGVIVVSSDPALDVIDELDSRVQSVFRPEDVYFPVYDAPEIVDILDERIRRGFNDGVIARDTLEYVAELTGESGDLRVGIDLLRRAGLNAEMRASRTVEREDVEDAYETSKYVNLSRHLSGLTDNERALLEVIAHNDGDQAGDVYDAFHERTDLGYTRYSEIVNKLDQLGLIDAEYTDVDGRGRSRSLSLSYDRDAVLERLE
- a CDS encoding amidohydrolase family protein gives rise to the protein MDLAITDTLALTMADDRLGILEDATIAADDGEIAFVGPTSEFEGDADRTIDGTGRVTLPGLVNVHTHTDLTLLRGGAQDVPEIEWMNRTLGPLSAAMDHEDRVAGARLGVLEALQSGVTTVGEYTQDARRIVGTAHEPLGARVVAAETINAVDDAAADLGPDQPYPLDDKRGRAGLERNEDLFDAYADHDRISCLYGPQALDMVPPALLAEIRDRAADRDRGIHMHVAQGEREQRQIEARYGSDETTVSVLEDLDIVSDRLLAAHLHGATQEERRRLAEAGVRMAANPSSIAAIDGITPPTVEYREHGGVAGVGTDQAPGPGGHDFLRELRTTALLAKTKRTDPTAFPAWAALRVGTIEGARTLGIGDRVGSLEQGKRADLVVCDLEHPSVAPIVSQPLHTAVPNLVYGASGELVETVVVDGEVVLEDATLQTADEHEILETATERATAVFERASDNWQSADSVLVDRVANGWL